GATGATatcgatttcttccaacgaTCTTCCAGCTGTTTCTGggtagaagaagaaaataatagGAACGAAAAGGAAGTTCATCAcagcaaagaaaagatagGCTCCCCATCTGGTGTTAGTGACAAAGACAGGGGTGAACATAACAACAGCAAAGTTACAGATCCAGTTGGTACAAGTGGAAATTGCAGAAGCTATAGTTCTAGTTCTCAAAGGATTGATTTCTGGTGGGTATACCCATGGCAATGGCAAGATGGTGAAGGCGAAGAAACAAATAAACAAGAATAAACCAACTGCGGCACCCTTGGCGTTGTTTTCAGTATCGTCAATCAAACAGGCAAAGGTGATAGTGAATGCAATACCTTGTCCCATAGCaccaatcaagaacaagtttcTACGTCCAAGAGTATcgaccaagaagaaggaaggaATTGTGAAAATGGCGTAGACAGTTGCGAAAACACCACCGATAATCAATGccattcttctttctaaaCCAATAGTGTCTTGAAACAAGACAGTGGAATAGTAAATGGCAGCGTTACAACCAGTGAACTGCTGAAAGAATTGGGTGCTGGATCCAATAACCATTCTTTGCCAGTGCTGGGTCTTACCACCAGTAAACACTTCCTTGACGGAAGCATGTCCAGCAAACTTGTCTACACTTTCCTGAATAACTTCAGCTTCATTAAGaatttcttcgtcgtcttcggGCAAGTCTTTCAAAGCAGACAACACTTGAAGAGCCTCTGCTCTTCTGTGGTTAGCAACCAACCATCTTGGAGAGTCGGGCAATTGCAACATTCCCACAAATAAAACGGAAGCAAACACTATTTGGAAAGCAACTGGAAATCTCCAGGAAACTGAATTGTCGACATAAGACAAACCGAAATCCAACCAGTAGGCAATACATGTACCCACAGCGACAACGGAACCTTCCAAGTTGACCAATCTTCCTCTGTTTTCAGCTCTTGACATTTCCGATTGCCAAACTGGAATGGTGGCAGTATTCATACCATTACCAATACCAGTGATAACTCTACCAATAACAAACTGACCTAATGACCAGTGTGGATGGAAGGCGGTTACAGAAATAACTGTTCCCAAGATGATAATAAGCGAGCCACAAAGCACAAGAggtcttcttccaattctttcacCTCTTAACAAGGCAAACACAGCACCAAAGAAACAACCAAGCTCGTAACAGGAGGTGACGGCACCTTGGATAGTACTGTTATTTCTAGTGGCGGGAAACTCAGAGTTGAATTGATCAGCAGTAATAATTCCGGACATCAACCCTTGATCATATCCGAATAATGAGAAACCAGTGACAGCCACTACAGTGATGAAGgctctcaacttcttgccCCTCAACCCGAAAGTGTTGGTTCTAGCTGTTAACCAATCAAGATATGCCATAATGTATCAACTATGGTGTTATTATTAATATGGAAAGTTAAATATGGTAAGGGAGTTGAGAATTGCAATACTTCTTTTTGAGAAGATATAAATTCACAGCCAAAAGCGTATAGCGCAAATAAAAAAGGAAACTACAAAATGGAAGTACGTCATAGCCCTGATATTTATACCTACTCGTCTGACACGAACAGCTTGGAAAATCTTTTATTAACCTGACCACATCCCCATAAAAATTGTCAAACTCGACCGAGCCTAGCCTTACTACTTGAAGTGCTGCTGTTGTACTTGCTATATTGGGAAGAATTTATTCTGGTGCAGGATGACGTAACCAAGGACGTGTTTTGAAGGATGTGTGCATATAGTTATTCCGGGTTACAAATTGGTTTAGTCAGTACCATTTCTACAAACCTTTAACAGTCGGCTCAGGACATTTTGCTTGTCTAAACGAAAGCCTAAACATGAATCATTGGTTATCCCCCACCCGGTTTTTCAAACTTGGTCGATCTCCCCTCATTTCCCCTACAGAAGCCTCCATGCAATAGAGCCACCAGAAGACCCTAATCCTGCGAAAAAAGTTCCGTTTCAGTAGTGCACGGCAGGACCCCGttaaattgaaaaatttgtttagtttcaatttcatatGGGCGCAAATCCTTGTGCAACCATATTAACCGAGCTTACCAGCTGCAAACGCCGAACAGATGTCTTGATGAGAAAAAAACGCCTGAAAAAAATCCCTGTTAGTATGTGAGAGCTGGTAATGTTGCTTTGCTGGTCAGAATTTATTTTTACGtttctttatatatttgttTGTTAGAAAGAATCTGCTTGTTTAAAACTTGCTTTCCTTCGGATAGCACATACACACTCTATTGTTCTAGTCTACTCGGATGCAAATGAAATAAGAGGTTTCGCAATGCGTAGTTTGTGTTCATAACCATCACAATCAAGGTCGTTTCTTTTTATCTCTTTTGGTTTGAATTTCGGTCTAATCTATGAAACTCTACTTTTGTAGATATAGATACACGTTTGTGATTATCGTTTTTACGTCATAGCAGATACAAAACGACTGGAAGATCTGCCTAAAGCTACATCCATCTTATCCCATCACTGGAGGTGGACCCGTTAGTTAGTAGTCTCGCTAtttttgaatattgaagCTATCTATCTTTCCTGCCTCGTTATCTTCGTTTCCCACTATTTCTTCTCCGCTCTTTTCCACGGGTGCAACAAATTACTAGCAGATTGGGTTCGATTCTCGGTAATCCTGTCTCTATGATTATACCACCAGTTCCAAGCAAATTAGTCATTTGAACTACAGCAAAAAGTGGGGCATTCCTCAAAGCGGAACGGGTGCAACATAGGATAATATGCCAAATTTTAAATAAGAAAAATCCCGTCCCACCAAGAAAATAAATTTTTTATAACCTACTCAACTAATACATAATAAAATTTTGGCAGCACAAATTACTAATAAATCCGGAATATATTTCTAATCTAAACGAAACTATGTAGCAGCTCTTTCGATATTTCTATACATGTCCAACAAACTAAAATAATGTCCCACTACCCCCAACACGACACAGATATGCCAGATATTATGACTTGCCAAAAAGTAGTCGACCCACCACAACGAAAGGAACTCATGACTGTAGGGAGTAGTGGTTGGCTTCTCGGGAAAATGTTTGGCTATAATATCTTTGAATCTGgcctcttcttcgtcctctGGTAAATGCTTTTCCTCGATATTCTCAAACtcctcttcaatttcttcgatttcttcacGACCACTATTTTCGATATTGTCCAATAAGACGTCTCTGGTGTCATAGTTGTGGTGGCATACTTTAGTGTTCTCTTCAATGATCACATCATATCTCCATCTTTCTGGAATTAGACCTCCGTAGAAAATAACCCCCAACCAGTACCACACAAAACTCTTGTAGACAAgaggaaagaagaacttgagtGTGGGGAGAACGCCTTCGTATATCGCCATACAAACACCGGCAGATGCACCCAAAAATGCTAACCCCATGAAGAAGCCGATTCTCACGGATCTACATTCGGGCTTATCGAAGTAAGGCGACCAATTAAATGCGAACCCGGAGGTACCACAAATCGTGGAAAACGTTATATACACCTTTAGGATCTTGGGGTAATTGAACAATGCACAGTATTCTGCAGCTATAACGGAACAAGTAATCAACACAGTGATTCCAGTATAGTCTACACATGCACACATTTGTCTGGTAGGCAAGTGGGCAAAACAGGAATACGTATGCCATGTCACAGAACTGATAAGACACTTCAAGGCCGCTCCAAAAAAGACGAAGACGGGCAAGTTGTCATTGAACGAGTTCAGCTTGTAAACATCGGTATTAGGGAAGTGCCAGAGAGTTAAATATCCCACAAAAAAGAATCCTATGATATGGGTCCATATGTTCATAGATTCGTTGTGGTTGAATTCAAAGATCGACTTTAGCATGGTGCTGTGGTTCAACGAGTACCGATAACCATATACTATGTACTTGTTTTCTCTCCAACTTAGAGGCAACTCGTAGTAGTGCAAGTATCTGTCTTTGGCATTCTTCAAAGCTCTATTGAAGTTAAAAAATCGTAACTGAAGAAGTGTGGAGTCTTCTTCGTAGTCgagtcttctttctggcttgttgtcgttgatgaAGGCATCGATCAGtagcaatttttcatcgAAATACTGGATGGTGGCTATGATTTTTTGAGACAAGATCTCCTTTCTGTTGCTTGAACTAGCTATTAATTCTTTGTCTACGGAACTTGCAGAATCACtatcttcagaagatgtGCTGTTGAATAAATAGTTATACTGGTCATCAAGCGTATTGTACAAGTACtccaagttggtgaaagaaGATCGCAATACGGAGTCCTTGATGAGATGAAGTCTCTGGTGAATGAGgttcaaattgttgatggagtagttcttgatgttggaCAAGCTAGCTGTGCTATCTCGTCTTGAACGAGAGACATTTTCCGCAAAAGTTGACAAGTTGAGCTCTTTAGCTTCTTTGAGTTCTTGGGacttgaatttgaaaaagtgCTCAAAGTTGTCTAAACGAGACTCGATAGACGATAAGAAAACgtctaatttttcaaccaaAAGCTCTTCAGTTGTAGGAACAGACTCGAAAGACTTGTCATTGGAAGATGTTCCTCTGTGTCTGATTTCAGTTTCCATGGCTgttgattgaagaatgaaTGGCTTCGACCTGGACAAGACAGTCGAGGTCAGTAGAGAACGAGAAAAGCTCTAGCAGAACGTGGGACTTAAAAAAGTGTGTATCTATAGCGTTACTATAGTATTTCTAATTAGTTTAGAACTTGAATGGAGTTCTAACAAACTGAAGCTATTCTATGATTTCGGTCGTCAGTAGCACATTGAACTTTccaattcagaagaatcaaaaatattgGCAAAGGAAAAAGCAATTGTGCGACATTAGGCATTTGATATTTGCAATCGCTTGGCCGGTGAGACATTTTCTAGCGgaaaaaaagacaaatACGACACTCCCCCTTTTTTTAGCTGGGGTGAATTAAATCAAAAAGCCTCTCTGCAGTTGGCTGAAAGCTGGGAAGCGCCTGTGATATACAAAGATTTCGTGAATATACGTGGACAGTACGTATTTGGATCGTGCTGTGAACTGCTAGAAGtaaaagagaagaaatatcTATGTCTACTCTCTTTCAATTCATTCACCGATATCTACGCTTTCTCTTACTGGAAACAATTAATATATTAAATTATGTCTATAAGCAGCTGTAGTTGCTGAATGCGAAAAAAGTTGTCCATTATAAATTAGTGTTGTTTAGTTCAGAATTCTTGCTTGTCTTCTAGGCTTCTCTATGTTTTCAAAGTCATACAAGCACTTTCTGAGCGGTTTGGGTGCAATCTTGAATGTAGATGTGAGCTCGTTGTAAATTTCCTTGAAGTGTGGTGTCTGTGCCAGGAAGTTGGTATCATTACCTGTTCTGTCAAAAAGGAATATACTCTCAAGGGTATGGGTATCTGTGTGTTTCTTAGTGAGGTAGTATTCCACAAGAACATCAGTGACTTCAAGCAAGCTAAGAgcgtcttcttctgtcatGTTCTGAACAAAATTAGTgaccttttctttgtcaacCTTTTCAATGTCATCCTCTTTGTAGAAGTTAGTCTTCGAAAACGTGTCTATTATATATGTTTCTTGTATCCACAAGTTCAACACGCTTACAAAGTACCAACCACCGTATTCATAACGAGATAAACCTTTGGAATACTCGAACTTTAATCTGTTGGTTATGGTAGATGGAATGTACACTGGGACACCACCCATCATAGAGTAACGTAAAGGAGACAATTGATCCAACTTGTAAAAATGCTTACGGCGATCGTTGTAGATTTCTGCTTTGTCGTCTCCATCTTGCTTCGAAATTTCAGTCAATTCgaacttttcctttttgcTATACTCTTCCGGCAAATTGGCATCTGACTTACTGAGACCGGTGATGTCAATATAAATACCGGAGTCGACGTCGACGAATCTGGCATCAATATGGTTATGACCTGAAATCCCTCTGTGATGCATATAGCTGCCAACATCAATTAAGAATCTACCGTAGCCATCTTCTGGGTTTTCAACAACTAAGGTCTGGTTGAAGTCACGAGCTAAACGAACAAGATCTGCCATTGGCATTTGAATATCGATATCAACGTCAAATGGAAACATCAACCCATTCCAATACCATGACAACAATGGACCATGCATTATCCAAGAAATGATACCTTTCTCTTCGGCAAAAGTGTTCCATGTCCTCAACAATCTTTCCAATATGATATTTGTTCTAATATTCTTGTCTTGTTGAGTCCAACCTTCTCTATGGTAATTCAAAGCTCCGTTGAAGAACCTCCAGTCGTAGTGCCAACCCCATTCGTGGTCAAGATTGTCTGGATCTTGGTTGTCGATGACTGGCATTCCGAAATAGACTGGCTCAGAAGTATCGTTGTATTGAGCACATTCAATCAACCCAGAAAGGTACAGTTTTTCCAGGTGTGAAAGCTCGGGTTTATTTATCAATGCTTCTGCTTGCAGTTCGATGctttcaaaattgaatGATTTGGCTTCTAAGTGAAACTCTCTGGATGCTCTGGGATTGGATTGCTTCTTGAGTGTGTGGTACATTTTGTAACCCTTATCTTCTGGCTGTAAATGAAGGGGAGTGACggcttccttcaacttgttcaactcaTCGATGtggttcaacttgataACGAAGTCTtcgtctacttcttcaatattgatattgttgctgACTAAGTAATTGTCTATCATTTGTGAGCTAGCCAATCTCTGATTAGAGTTCAAGTCTACATCAAATTCGTAGGTACCACCTTTTTTGTCTCCATTTAAGATTATCACACGATAAGGTTTTGGCAAATGTGTGAGAGCATGCGCTTTAGCTTGGAAAACTCGGAGGTTGTTGACAGAACGGTCTTCGTGTCTGGCATGTGCATTGATTATGGCTCCTGGTAATTGTTCTTTATACTTAAATCCCAATGCCTTGAGTTCAGACTCTGGAAAATCATTGTTTTCGATACAGAAATATGGGTCTGGCTGGTTGTTGGTGTTTTCCATCAACCATTCACAGCTAATCCTTTCATCAATAGGTTTGACCAACTCTTTGTTCAACGAAGTCAAGTCCATCCAGTCTGCCCAGTTGAAAGGTAAAATGGGAGTGTTCAGATACAGATTGGCATCGACCACTCTTGATCCCGCGTCTTTTGTTCTTAAATATTGTGTTCTAAGTTCGTTTAAATACATGGAAAGTGTGAATCTTGGATCGTAGTATAGTTCCTTCTTGCTAGCCCAGGAGTCGTCATTTTCGTATTTGGCAAGGAAGGGTCTGATAGGAACATCGATTTGGACTTCCGTGAGTGCTGTGTTAGATACCCAGTATTGGTCTGGGTTCTTCTCGACCTCTTTGAACAAGACTTCTACTGACTTCTCGAAGGACTTCAGTCTTCTAGGGTAGTTGAATGATGGTTCTTGTGATATGACGAATGCTGGAATTCTATTTTCGGTTACTCTATTGAATGCAAAGTACATCATGTTGACGATCAACAACGACATAAGAAAGAGCTTCCCTGTCCGGGACACGAGTTTGTTGACCACGAAATTCTTTATTTTGATCATGGCAAGATGTGTGAGATTATGATAAATGAACAAGACAAATATTGAAAGCGATGATGAATGTTTGGACTAGGCGATTACGTGGAAAATGAATATAAAAAAAGGATGCAGAAATGATGGGAGTACCTgaggaggaagaaaatCGTTTAATTAATAAAGAAAACATTCATCCGTCTCTTGAAAGAGCTGAGCGGTTAAAAATATAACAACTATTTTTTCTTTACCAAGAAAAATTATTGATGATATTATCGTAATTTTCTGAATAAGGTTTGAGCATACAGCTAACACAAACAAAATTTATAAAAAGAATATGCCCCTACAGCAGATTACTACACAATGCTACACAATGCTACACAGTAATTATACCATTTATATTTGGCGTCCTACAAGGTTGCTAACTTTGTAACTGCGATCTTGGTGTCTGTTGCTCATAAATTTTTCTACTGGAAAATAGGGCGCCCCATCGGTACACGAAAATGTGCAGTTGCTTTTTTCCTGTGTTTTGAGACGCAAATATCAGCCAGCTGGGAAGAAATCTATTGGTTAGCTGTACAAAAATGCCAGCCACACAACTTTGCAAAGCTCTGCTCGAGTCAATCAGATGCTGCTGGGGCGGACGACTAATCAGCCCTGATCGAACTTAGCTAGATTGTGTTCCTTTAGACAATGGCCTCTCCTTCCTGGTTTTGAGCCCTCAGGTTTTACTGTGGGTCTGGTAGAATTTTCTTCACGAGCTGCAGGTTGCCCTGTAGATTGATCACACGACCTTAATCTATACCGGATCCTGTGAACATTCACGCGACTTCTTTCCTATACCAGGTCTGATTAAAGTTCATCTCTATGGGCCAGAAGAGATTCCCCCACAGTGACAGAACGCGCTAAACTTGGAGCCATTAAAGGTTTCGGAGCCGCTTCCACTGCGTAGAGTTTTCTCTGgttttctccttctctcAGCGCGTACAAGTCTTCCGTGGGCGCAACTGTTCATGCGCATGTTGTCGACGATAATTTCCACAGATAAGTGATATTTTtccaaaaaaattcatcCTCCGTTATCGCTAATTCCGCCCATGACAAACTTGCAGGATCCTAGACTAAAACGGCATTAGCGCAGCCTGAATCGTCGATCTCAGACTCACAGTGCACACCTCAGCAGAGCAGCTCTTTGCCCCTAGTCTAGCCGACACCAATTGCTACAGTCAAGATGGCCGTTGAAAAATAGTCCTGGGCGCTTTCGGTACAAGTAAACCGTTTTGAAGCCGTTGGCAAGTCCGGAGGTGAACACGAAAACGGAGAGCCAGATAAGACATCTGTACAAAAGTACGCAATGTAGAATTTATTCAGAATAATTATATTATTTTCACTTGTTTATGGGTCCAATAGCCATGTTTGACTTTCCATACTACAGCTGCATAACTCCTTGCTCTATTTCAGCTCTATTTCCAGTATCCCACGCCACTATAATCTCGATTCTAAACCTACAATAGCTTACCATACATTCCTGTATGTCGACTCATTTTACGCGTGACTTTTTGCAGGTGATTCGTGGGCCGATATGTAATCTTGAAATGTTGAACCTAAACATCCTGAAACGACATCCAAAAGACCAACTACAGCTGGCTGGGAATATGAGTGCGGATGGGGACTTCGATATTGACCATCGCGACATATTTCAGAACTTGGATGTTAGCCTTCTAGAGCTTTTACATCGTCGTAGAGTGACGGAGCGTTTTCTAAACGCTTCGCCCGACGAGAGAATCGCTATACTCAACGAAGAGATGGACACTCTTGGCCAGGAAATTGATGATACTTTAATAGAGAGGCATAATCTCTACACTGAACAAAGAGGTCACGTCCACAACTCAGTGTTTCGGTGGGTCTGGATCGGTATTCCTCTTCCAGTCTTCAGATCTCGCAACTTTTATAGAAATTATAGTATGAGACGCATGTTGACCGTGTTGGCCGCATTTGTTACTGCTCTATGGCAGCGTTTCGTTCGTATGGTGCTGTTGGTTGCGTTTGGCTTTGCACTTTTCAATTATGTGCCTAATCTATTCCGAATGGTGCTTGTTATCGGAAACCAAATCACATTTTCCGAAAACTTCTTAAGAGATGCTTTGACTTATATATTCCGTGACAACACAGCAATGATGGAACGTCACCTTctcatcttgaagagcaaTTACGATTTGTCCGCTGGAATTGCTGGCGACAGCTCCGTGTTTAACACCACCTACTCATTGGCATACAATATTACCTGTAGATACCTAATGagtttcttcattgatttCGGAGAGGACACCGCTGTGTATATTGACAACAAATCGTTGGTGTTCAAGTTTGGTGATGTAATTAACAGCTGCTTCCCGGTGTTGACGAGCCATCCCTGGTATGGGACCTTTGTCACCGTCTCGGTGTATATGTTGTACTCTGTAGTGGGAATCCTCATCTGTGTGAACATCAACTGGTTCTACGCAGCCAACATTCTCAACCGTATCCTGAGATACAGACGGTTTTACTTTAGCTTGGCCAAGATCGTGTGGAAGAGCTTGTTTTCGGAAGTCTTATAGCTTCTTAAGATTGCTTCGCATTTGCTATCTTGCATAGTCACATTTTGCTTGACATCATGATCTCTGGAAGATCTTGTTAATGACATTTTTACGACAAAATTAATTAGAGTATAATAGTTAATTTATAAATGACTATTATCAGTAGTCTGCTATTTGAGGAATTTTTTTTGTGTTTTATGAGAAATCGTTGCAAAATGTttaattttgcacccaattCACAATAACTTACATTTGTGGAAAACTAGTAGTGATTGAATTAGGAGTACACTAGAAAACCATTTATGAAATGTTGATAAACTGCTTATGCTACGAAGTCTATATTTTAAGATTTGTCAATAATGTCGAAAGTTGGGACTTCACTGAATCGTCTAATTTGTCCAATTCAGAAGTGCCGTAGTCGACCAagttcttctccaaatcGAAAAGCTTCTGTTTGAGAACCCTTTCATTGCTATGATCGCCCAAATCCTCTTCAGCATTCAAGTGATTGAATTCTTCCACGTCTTCAAGGTCGATTCCAAGCCCCTTTGTATTGAATTCTCCATATAATTGGTTATTGACTTCTTCCCACTTCGAATCAATTTTATCTTGTGCTGTTTCATCGCCCGTACTAGCCTGAACCTCCAAAAATTCTTTGAATAATTTCCTACGGAGAATCGTTCTTTCGGCTCTAGAATTCAACTGTTTAAGGAAAAGCTCCTCATCAATTCCTAAATTGGCCGACGAAAGATTTAGCTTCACAGTCTCCTCATCAAAAAACTTAATTCGGAGGGCTACAAGAAATTTTTCTATCCAAAGAACAAGCCCTTTGAATAAATGTTCGTCATCTTTGACATACAACGTGTGAATGAACTTCCAGAGCACATCCTCATGTTTGTCGAAAAGCGATTTTAATCTGTCGAAAACTTCGAACGAGTTTAAATAGTAAATCTCTTGATTGTTGATAATACTGAGTTCTTTCATGAGATCGTCCATGAATTTCTGGAAGTCCCTGAAAACTACATGAATATCTGCTTTGGTAAATATTCTCATCATCGGCTGGTAAAACACCATtaagaagttcttgatgagTTTTGTCAACTCTGGCTCTTTCCATAGCTGCTTGAAAAGATCAGCATCCTTTTTTCTTATTTGAACCTGCCAGTATTGCTTCAAATTTAGGTACAAAGCAGAATCTACTACATTCTTATGTTCTGCCAACTGGTCGTATGACATTTGGGACTTAACAATCTGGCTATACTTGTAtttgtcttcaattgttctCAACGGAGGTTTAATGAGATCAGTGGATAAAACAGTTAGCAAAAGATCCTGAGACTTCTCATAAGACTCCCTCTTTATTGCATCAACTACAGCATAGTCCACATCAGTATAcctttcaattctttcaagGAATATCTCGTACTCCGAATCAAGCTTCTCTTCTCGAAGTAATTTCAACTCAGTTTCGTAGCTACTCAAACTTTCATCCAACAACATCACAAATATCATTGAGAGTAGATTTCTGGAGCCGGACTTTTTTGCGATCTCTTTgagctcttcttcatccttgGATCCCCAACTAGGAATGGACACAGTAGGGATATTCACAAGTAAGAGGTCTACTATTCTTGAAACTATCTTCAACGGATTGGTAAATCTCAAGATTCCATAAACCAAGTTATATGGGAATAGTCTGTGGAATTTGCGACATCTATTCAACCAATCATTGGAATTGTCTTGACTCAAGAATACTTGGTATAAGGTTGCAGCTGCCTCAAGCTTACACCATTCATTAAGAGTTTTCAAAAACGGagtctgtttcttgatatcAGACGATTTGCCTATTTGATCGAATATACCAGAAAGAGTGCTCGGATTCATGATGAtgtctttcttcaaagattcAAAGTCTTTTGTAAGATTTACAATGACTTTGGCTGTCTGCTTTTGAAACTCCACCTGGGTTTTCAACATGGTCCTTTCAtgttcaattctgtttTTGTGATCctcaagttcaacttcagagaGTTGACGGTAGTTAAAACTGCCGTGGTCAATGAAATCTAGAAATATATCGGAATGTACGATTTCAGGATACTTACTAAGAGTTCTTAAATAGCCTCTTAACGAAAGCCTGAGTTTTTCTCTTACTaattttgttgtttttgaagagCCATTTACAGTACTAGATAACGATGCCAACTCTGATTCAGTGTCTTTCTCGTGCGCAATATCATTGTACCCGTTGTCGTTACTGAATTTTCGAGGTAATTCTGAAACCTCAGTAGACATTACGCCTGGCAAGTGTCGCTTGAGTTTGCTttccaaagtcttgaaTTCATGATAATGGCGTGCTATAAAATGGCTCTtatactgaaaatttcCATCAACTGACTCTCTGGTGGTGACCTGTATCACAAATTCGTAATGGTGTCGAGGGGCCAGAGGTCTAGAGGAGGTCACAAATCTCATTGGgctccaagaagaaatactGTTTGACGGAGTTCCTGCTACAGCTGCGCCAGTTCTTCTTAGAGCAACGATATTGATACTCAAGTTATGGTGAAACTTTTTCATATCGTGTTTATCAATATCGTCTACACACAACGCGTCGTCATTCAAATTGGCCAGAAACTTATCCATTTTGCCAGTATCCAGAGGCTTCAAATGGCTTTCATTGAGGTAGGTGAGTTCCTTATTGGTGATAATGACAGAATTGTAGAACAACAACATTCCAGAAAggaatttcttgttgacttGTCGTCTTTTAGTTGCATTTGTTTGCCTTTCCTCAGAGCTACTGATGTTCTTGCTATTGAAACTCTCAACGAAGGGCTGGACTGTTTCCTGCCAGAAGGCACGTTGGACATTGTCTGAATTCGAAGCGATGAATGGGAATTGAGCAACAAAATTGCGCATATAGAAAGTTGACAAAGGTAAAACATCAAATCCTGACTTTTTGAGGGTCGTCTTGAACGGAAATCCCACCAACTCACAAACGTCTGCTCGTGAGAAAGTGTGGAGTTCATCAGAGAGCCgatattcaagaagatactTCTTGAGGAAATGCTCCTGCGCCGGAGTTAGGCCGTCAAGAAAGTCGTTTGAGGTGTTCTTCATAAAGATGCCGAGCTGTAAGCAAGAAAATACTTCTCGATGAAAAGTAGATTTGAAATGTAGGAAGCTACTGAAGCTTTATCTTTATACTATAGCTGAATCTTTTTGGAATCGGGTGTATATACAGGTCTCTATATACGGCTGATTTTCCGTAGATAAAgtc
This Scheffersomyces stipitis CBS 6054 chromosome 3, complete sequence DNA region includes the following protein-coding sequences:
- a CDS encoding predicted protein (go_process intracellular signaling cascade), whose protein sequence is MKNTSNDFLDGLTPAQEHFLKKYLLEYRLSDELHTFSRADVCELVGFPFKTTLKKSGFDVLPLSTFYMRNFVAQFPFIASNSDNVQRAFWQETVQPFVESFNSKNISSSEERQTNATKRRQVNKKFLSGMLLFYNSVIITNKELTYLNESHLKPSDTGKMDKFSANLNDDALCVDDIDKHDMKKFHHNLSINIVALRRTGAAVAGTPSNSISSWSPMRFVTSSRPSAPRHHYEFVIQVTTRESVDGNFQYKSHFIARHYHEFKTLESKLKRHLPGVMSTEVSELPRKFSNDNGYNDIAHEKDTESELASLSSTVNGSSKTTKLVREKLRLSLRGYLRTLSKYPEIVHSDIFLDFIDHGSFNYRQLSEVELEDHKNRIEHERTMLKTQVEFQKQTAKVIVNLTKDFESLKKDIIMNPSTLSGIFDQIGKSSDIKKQTPFLKTLNEWCKLEAAATLYQVFLSQDNSNDWLNRCRKFHRLFPYNLVYGILRFTNPLKIVSRIVDLLLVNIPTVSIPSWGSKDEEELKEIAKKSGSRNLLSMIFVMLLDESLSSYETELKLLREEKLDSEYEIFLERIERYTDVDYAVVDAIKRESYEKSQDLLLTVLSTDLIKPPLRTIEDKYKYSQIVKSQMSYDQLAEHKNVVDSALYLNLKQYWQVQIRKKDADLFKQLWKEPELTKLIKNFLMVFYQPMMRIFTKADIHVVFRDFQKFMDDLMKELSIINNQEIYYLNSFEVFDRLKSLFDKHEDVLWKFIHTLYVKDDEHLFKGLVLWIEKFLVALRIKFFDEETVKLNLSSANLGIDEELFLKQLNSRAERTILRRKLFKEFLEVQASTGDETAQDKIDSKWEEVNNQLYGEFNTKGLGIDLEDVEEFNHLNAEEDLGDHSNERVLKQKLFDLEKNLVDYGTSELDKLDDSVKSQLSTLLTNLKI